A DNA window from Actinomadura coerulea contains the following coding sequences:
- a CDS encoding sensor histidine kinase encodes MDESELRSPLPRLSRRGLIGLDAGAALLYALVLLMLPADTGAPPLLVLPLVAAAGLPLAVRRLWPVPVFAAVLSASTASLLLGLPWDTYAAAGFALYQVALTRRRRRWVPTLFIGVVSAVFIFGGAVAGPVGAQAEILGRVLLGASVLGASWTLGRVVRERRAHAAHAARRLADQAVSGERLRIARELHDVVAHSMSLIAVKAGVAVHVAEARPEEALDALRVIETTSRGTLAEMRHLLGVLRTGAADADLTPSPGLADLAGLAERAAMAGVRVDLDVDAAELPDGVALSAYRIVQEAVTNVVKHAAPARCRVRVRADGLRLRIDVTDDGPGARVLPGGGGHGLIGMRERVMMYGGEFTAGPRPEGGFAVSAAFPYES; translated from the coding sequence GTGGACGAATCCGAGCTGCGCTCCCCGCTCCCGCGGCTCAGCCGGCGCGGCCTCATCGGCCTCGACGCCGGGGCCGCGCTCCTCTACGCCCTCGTGCTCCTGATGCTGCCGGCGGACACCGGCGCCCCGCCGCTCCTCGTCCTCCCGCTCGTCGCCGCGGCGGGCCTGCCCCTCGCGGTGCGGCGCCTGTGGCCCGTCCCGGTCTTCGCCGCCGTCCTGTCCGCCTCGACCGCCTCGCTCCTCCTCGGCCTGCCCTGGGACACCTACGCCGCCGCGGGGTTCGCCCTCTACCAGGTCGCGCTCACCCGGCGCCGCCGCCGCTGGGTCCCCACTCTGTTCATCGGCGTCGTCAGCGCCGTGTTCATCTTCGGCGGGGCCGTCGCCGGCCCCGTCGGAGCACAGGCCGAGATCCTCGGGAGGGTGCTGCTCGGCGCCTCCGTCCTCGGCGCGTCCTGGACGCTCGGCCGCGTCGTCCGCGAACGCCGCGCCCACGCCGCGCACGCCGCCCGCCGCCTCGCCGACCAGGCCGTCTCCGGCGAGCGGCTCCGCATCGCCCGCGAACTCCACGACGTCGTCGCGCACAGCATGAGCCTCATCGCCGTCAAGGCCGGCGTCGCCGTCCACGTCGCCGAGGCCCGCCCCGAGGAGGCCCTCGACGCCCTCCGGGTCATCGAGACCACCAGCCGCGGGACGCTCGCCGAGATGCGCCACCTCCTCGGCGTCCTGCGCACCGGCGCCGCCGACGCCGACCTCACTCCGTCCCCGGGCCTCGCCGACCTGGCCGGCCTCGCCGAACGCGCCGCCATGGCCGGCGTCCGCGTCGACTTGGACGTCGACGCCGCGGAACTCCCCGACGGCGTCGCGCTCTCCGCCTACCGCATCGTCCAGGAGGCGGTCACCAACGTCGTCAAGCACGCGGCCCCCGCGCGCTGCCGCGTCCGCGTCAGAGCCGACGGACTCCGCCTGCGCATCGACGTCACCGACGACGGGCCCGGCGCCCGCGTCCTGCCGGGCGGCGGTGGGCACGGTCTCATCGGCATGCGCGAACGCGTCATGATGTACGGCGGCGAGTTCACCGCCGGGCCGCGCCCCGAAGGCGGCTTCGCCGTGTCCGCCGCCTTCCCGTACGAGTCCTAG
- a CDS encoding ABC transporter ATP-binding protein has product MIEVRELTKRYGGTTAVDRLSFTVRPGSVTGFLGPNGAGKSTTMRIVLGLDRPASGEALVNGRSYTALKRPMREVGALLDAGAVQGGRRAFDHLGWLARSNGIGTRRVAEVLEQVGLAGVARKRVAGFSLGMRQRLGIAAALLGDPGVLMFDEPVNGLDPDGVRWIRELMRALAAEGRTVLVSSHLMSEMELTADRLVIIGRGRLIADTSVRELADRFRRGVLVRSPRPAELTAVLAAAGGLVESAPGGALTVTGMDVAAIGDTAAAHGIPLYEVASLSASLEEAYMELTAESTEFGAVAR; this is encoded by the coding sequence ATGATCGAGGTACGCGAGCTGACGAAGCGCTACGGCGGCACGACCGCGGTGGACCGCCTGTCCTTCACGGTGAGGCCGGGGTCGGTGACGGGCTTCCTCGGCCCGAACGGGGCCGGAAAGTCGACGACGATGCGGATCGTGCTGGGGCTGGACCGTCCGGCGTCCGGTGAGGCGCTGGTCAACGGGCGGTCCTACACGGCGCTCAAGCGGCCGATGCGCGAGGTGGGGGCGCTGCTGGACGCGGGGGCGGTGCAGGGCGGGCGCCGGGCGTTCGACCATCTCGGCTGGCTGGCGCGCAGCAACGGGATCGGGACGCGGCGGGTGGCGGAGGTCCTGGAGCAGGTGGGACTCGCCGGGGTCGCGCGCAAACGGGTCGCCGGCTTCTCACTCGGGATGCGGCAGCGGCTCGGGATCGCCGCGGCGCTGCTGGGCGATCCGGGCGTGCTGATGTTCGATGAGCCGGTGAACGGCCTGGACCCCGACGGCGTCCGCTGGATCCGCGAGCTCATGCGGGCGCTGGCGGCCGAGGGCCGGACCGTCCTGGTCTCCAGCCATCTGATGAGCGAGATGGAGCTGACGGCCGACCGGCTGGTCATCATCGGGCGCGGGCGCCTGATCGCGGACACGTCGGTGCGGGAGCTGGCGGACCGGTTCCGCCGCGGGGTGCTGGTCCGCTCGCCCCGTCCGGCGGAGTTGACCGCCGTGCTCGCCGCGGCGGGGGGCCTCGTCGAGTCCGCGCCGGGCGGGGCGCTCACGGTCACCGGGATGGACGTGGCCGCCATCGGCGACACCGCCGCGGCGCACGGGATCCCGCTGTACGAGGTCGCGTCGCTCAGTGCCTCCCTGGAGGAGGCCTACATGGAGCTGACGGCGGAGAGCACCGAGTTCGGGGCGGTGGCGCGGTGA
- a CDS encoding ABC transporter permease subunit has product MIDALAAEWYKLRTIRSTFALLGTVAAFMLLCVVWSWYVTRYWDGLPAARKATATAAPAEQPLAVALPVCAVLLGALTVTSEYAHGMVRTTLAVLPNRLALYAAKGGVAAATVLAASLTALAAGTAAGNAIVGDRPVATFQGSVPDVAVHLLWLGLTTSAITVIAFGLGAVLRSTATTLTAGMAVLFVAPGLAQLLPSPWDERIWSALPGSLSNQIAAAPGSPTDHGVLAPSAAIALLAAYAVVAFAGGALSFTRRDA; this is encoded by the coding sequence GTGATCGACGCCCTCGCCGCGGAGTGGTACAAGCTCCGGACCATCCGCTCGACCTTCGCCCTGCTCGGGACGGTCGCGGCGTTCATGCTGCTCTGTGTCGTGTGGTCCTGGTACGTGACCCGCTACTGGGACGGTCTGCCGGCCGCGAGGAAGGCGACGGCGACGGCGGCCCCGGCGGAGCAGCCCCTGGCCGTCGCTCTGCCGGTGTGCGCGGTCCTGCTGGGGGCGCTGACGGTCACGTCGGAGTACGCGCACGGCATGGTCCGGACGACGCTCGCCGTCCTGCCGAACCGCCTGGCCCTGTACGCGGCGAAGGGCGGGGTGGCGGCGGCGACGGTGCTCGCCGCGTCGCTGACGGCGCTCGCCGCCGGAACCGCCGCCGGGAACGCGATCGTGGGCGATCGTCCCGTGGCCACGTTCCAGGGATCTGTGCCGGACGTCGCGGTCCATCTGCTGTGGCTCGGCCTGACGACCTCGGCGATCACGGTCATCGCCTTCGGGTTGGGAGCCGTCCTCCGCTCCACGGCCACGACGCTCACCGCGGGCATGGCCGTGCTGTTCGTGGCGCCCGGCCTCGCCCAGTTGCTGCCGTCGCCGTGGGACGAGCGGATCTGGTCGGCGCTTCCCGGAAGCCTGTCCAACCAGATCGCGGCCGCGCCCGGCTCGCCGACCGACCACGGCGTGCTGGCACCGTCCGCCGCGATCGCGCTGCTGGCGGCGTACGCGGTGGTCGCGTTCGCGGGCGGCGCCCTCTCGTTCACTCGGAGGGACGCGTGA
- a CDS encoding response regulator: MDLSVLVVDDQALLRGSFRVLIDTAPGLRTVGEAGTGAEAVELAARERPDVVLMDVRMPEMDGIEATQRICAGLPGVRVLILTTFDLDTYVYSALRAGASGFLLKDTPPADLLSAIRVVAAGESLLSPSVTRRLIAEFVRRPGPAQPPPAGLDALTDREREVLTLIARGLSNTELAEHLHLSPATVKTHIGHLLAKLHARDRAQLVIAAYETGLVRPR; encoded by the coding sequence TTGGATCTGAGCGTCCTCGTCGTCGACGACCAGGCCCTGCTGCGCGGCAGCTTCCGCGTCCTGATCGACACCGCGCCCGGCCTGCGGACCGTCGGCGAGGCCGGCACCGGTGCGGAGGCCGTCGAACTGGCCGCCCGGGAACGCCCCGACGTCGTCCTCATGGACGTCCGCATGCCCGAGATGGACGGCATCGAGGCCACCCAGCGCATCTGCGCCGGCCTCCCGGGCGTCCGCGTCCTGATCCTCACGACCTTCGACCTGGACACCTACGTGTACTCGGCGCTGCGGGCCGGGGCGAGCGGCTTCCTGCTGAAGGACACCCCGCCCGCCGACCTGCTGTCGGCGATCCGCGTCGTCGCGGCCGGCGAGTCGCTGCTGTCGCCGTCGGTGACCCGGCGGCTGATCGCCGAGTTCGTCCGCCGGCCCGGTCCGGCGCAGCCCCCGCCGGCCGGCCTGGACGCCCTCACCGACCGCGAGCGCGAGGTCCTGACGCTCATCGCCCGCGGGCTGTCCAACACCGAACTCGCCGAGCACCTGCACCTGAGCCCCGCCACCGTGAAGACCCATATCGGCCACCTGCTCGCCAAACTGCACGCCCGCGACCGGGCCCAGCTGGTCATCGCCGCCTACGAGACCGGCCTCGTCCGCCCCCGCTGA
- a CDS encoding TIGR03620 family F420-dependent LLM class oxidoreductase codes for MTAVDAARAGLGRIGVGFVTPIAPAGEWRHAAQRVEQAGYGAIWVNEAIGGREVFTQLSVMLAATERIVAGSAVANLWARHPAAMQGAASVLADAYPERLALGVGVSMGAIVEQSGQKWTSPLNRMREYLDGMDAAVEAAPVPEKPFPRLLAALGPKMQELARDRADGALPAAMPVEHTRQARERLGADKLLVVMQTAILETDPVKARALARGTRMLNLPESPYVRSLKTLGYDDGAVSGGGSDEVIDACFSWGDETAIAEQIRGHLDAGADHVCVTVFAPDLASAADQYERLAPALL; via the coding sequence ATGACGGCGGTGGACGCGGCGCGAGCCGGGCTCGGCAGGATCGGCGTCGGGTTCGTGACGCCCATCGCGCCGGCCGGCGAATGGCGGCATGCGGCGCAGCGCGTGGAGCAGGCGGGCTACGGAGCGATATGGGTGAACGAGGCCATCGGCGGCCGGGAGGTGTTCACGCAGCTGAGCGTGATGCTCGCCGCGACGGAGCGGATCGTCGCGGGCTCGGCGGTCGCGAACCTGTGGGCGCGGCATCCCGCCGCCATGCAGGGCGCCGCGTCGGTCCTGGCCGACGCCTACCCCGAACGCCTCGCACTCGGCGTGGGCGTCAGCATGGGGGCGATCGTGGAGCAGAGCGGGCAGAAGTGGACCAGCCCGCTGAACCGGATGCGGGAGTACCTCGACGGCATGGACGCCGCCGTCGAAGCGGCACCGGTGCCCGAGAAGCCTTTCCCGCGCCTGCTGGCGGCCCTGGGTCCGAAGATGCAGGAGCTGGCCCGGGACCGCGCGGACGGAGCGCTCCCGGCGGCGATGCCCGTCGAGCACACCAGGCAGGCCCGGGAGAGGCTCGGCGCCGACAAGCTGCTCGTCGTCATGCAGACCGCCATTCTTGAGACGGATCCGGTGAAGGCGCGCGCACTCGCGAGAGGGACCCGGATGCTGAATCTCCCGGAGTCCCCCTACGTCCGCTCTCTCAAGACGCTCGGGTACGACGACGGCGCCGTCTCCGGCGGCGGCTCCGACGAGGTCATCGACGCCTGCTTCAGCTGGGGCGACGAGACCGCCATAGCCGAGCAGATCCGGGGGCACCTCGACGCGGGAGCCGACCACGTCTGCGTCACGGTGTTCGCCCCCGACCTGGCCTCGGCCGCCGACCAGTACGAACGCCTGGCCCCGGCTCTCCTCTGA
- a CDS encoding DUF4291 domain-containing protein: MRTREIRARYDRDSITVYQAYAPEIGVPAAKAGTFVPPFSRNRMTWIKPSFLWLMARSDWGRRPGQETILAVRISRTGWEEALGLAVPTDPDRRVFRSSEEWRRRFAEAVVHVQWDPERSLDGRKLETRSIQIGLSRHIVDRYVDDWVLGIDDLTPLVRRINGLRKAGRLPQARALLPTERLYPLTPALADRLAASQQPTSPPRA, from the coding sequence ATGCGCACACGCGAGATCCGGGCCCGTTACGACCGCGACTCGATCACCGTCTACCAGGCGTACGCACCGGAGATCGGCGTTCCGGCGGCCAAGGCCGGCACGTTCGTCCCGCCGTTCTCCCGCAACCGTATGACCTGGATCAAACCGTCGTTCCTGTGGCTCATGGCCCGCAGCGACTGGGGGCGCAGACCCGGCCAGGAGACGATCCTCGCCGTCCGGATCAGCCGGACCGGCTGGGAGGAGGCGCTGGGGCTGGCCGTCCCGACCGATCCGGACCGCCGCGTCTTCCGGAGTTCCGAGGAGTGGCGCCGCCGGTTCGCGGAGGCGGTCGTGCACGTCCAATGGGACCCTGAACGCTCACTCGACGGCCGGAAACTCGAAACGCGCAGCATCCAGATAGGCCTCAGCCGCCACATCGTCGACCGCTATGTCGACGACTGGGTCCTCGGCATCGACGACCTCACCCCGCTGGTCCGCAGGATCAACGGACTCCGCAAGGCCGGGCGGCTTCCGCAAGCCCGAGCCCTGCTCCCCACGGAACGCCTCTATCCCCTCACACCTGCCTTGGCCGACCGCCTAGCCGCGTCCCAGCAGCCGACGTCCCCACCTCGCGCATAA
- a CDS encoding nucleoside triphosphate pyrophosphohydrolase — protein METEQAPGSLARALADVAAEREAQDRKWGVQEFPDGTGPGFTARAEEAKQECAAAWSRGELTWRHILTEEFYEALAESDPLSLRNELIQTAAVALKWVQSLDRRHGGTVHRTGDGRRSEKLVRDRIPEIIRDAGGSPETRTAAPGEQGALLRNKLYEEAGEYIATDDPAELSDLLEVLHALAALHGLSPEQLEEQRAAKAAERGGFSARLVLRLPR, from the coding sequence ATGGAGACCGAGCAGGCACCGGGATCGCTCGCGAGGGCACTGGCGGATGTGGCGGCAGAACGCGAAGCCCAAGACCGGAAGTGGGGCGTCCAGGAGTTCCCTGACGGGACCGGCCCGGGTTTCACCGCTCGCGCCGAAGAGGCGAAACAGGAGTGCGCCGCGGCATGGTCACGCGGCGAGCTGACATGGCGTCACATTCTCACCGAGGAGTTCTACGAGGCGCTGGCCGAATCCGATCCGCTAAGCCTCCGCAACGAACTGATCCAGACGGCGGCGGTCGCCCTCAAGTGGGTCCAGTCCCTGGACCGGCGCCACGGCGGGACCGTGCACCGGACCGGGGACGGACGCCGATCCGAGAAACTCGTCCGCGACCGGATCCCCGAAATCATCCGGGACGCGGGCGGTTCCCCGGAGACACGGACCGCGGCCCCTGGGGAGCAAGGGGCGCTGCTTCGCAACAAGCTCTACGAGGAGGCCGGCGAGTACATCGCGACCGACGATCCCGCGGAGCTCTCCGACCTTCTGGAGGTACTCCACGCCCTCGCCGCCCTCCACGGCCTCTCACCCGAGCAACTGGAGGAGCAACGCGCCGCCAAAGCGGCGGAACGAGGAGGCTTCTCCGCTCGCCTGGTCCTTCGCCTCCCCCGCTGA
- a CDS encoding serine/threonine-protein kinase, with protein sequence MIGPYRVVARLGSGGMGEVFLGASPSRRLVAVKVIRSELLDDPRWRERFRREVTSARSVSGFYTAPVVDADPDAPQPWLATQYIRGVSLSAVVQENGPLQEQTACRLGAGLAEALIAIHGVGIVHRDLKPSNVLLASDGPRVIDFGIARPLDALPLSRTEILGTPAYMSPEQALGDPVHPESDVFSLGSTLVYAATGAAPFGGGRKVRGRIVYGEPDLALLPAPMLGLVTRCLEKDPGERPTPEQILVALSTLLDAHYGEEWPPMDVEQLIDVRERTLVELTAEQPTLREPHQEGVQGPI encoded by the coding sequence ATGATCGGCCCGTACCGCGTGGTCGCGCGGCTCGGTTCCGGTGGCATGGGAGAGGTGTTCCTCGGGGCGTCGCCCTCCAGGCGGCTGGTCGCCGTGAAGGTCATCAGGTCGGAGCTGCTTGACGACCCCAGGTGGAGGGAGCGGTTCCGCCGCGAGGTCACCTCGGCTCGCTCCGTGAGCGGCTTCTACACGGCACCCGTCGTCGACGCCGACCCGGACGCGCCGCAGCCGTGGCTGGCGACGCAGTACATCCGCGGGGTGAGTCTCTCGGCGGTGGTCCAGGAGAATGGGCCGCTCCAGGAGCAGACGGCCTGCCGGCTAGGAGCCGGATTGGCGGAGGCACTGATAGCGATCCATGGGGTGGGGATCGTCCATCGCGACCTGAAGCCGTCCAACGTGCTGCTCGCCTCGGACGGTCCGCGGGTCATCGACTTCGGCATCGCCCGGCCCCTGGACGCGCTGCCGCTCTCGCGCACGGAGATTCTGGGGACCCCCGCGTACATGTCACCGGAACAGGCTCTCGGCGATCCCGTCCATCCGGAAAGCGACGTGTTCTCCCTCGGTTCGACGCTCGTCTACGCGGCGACCGGTGCGGCGCCGTTCGGTGGCGGGCGCAAGGTCCGCGGACGGATCGTCTACGGCGAACCCGACCTCGCACTCCTGCCGGCTCCCATGCTGGGGCTCGTCACGCGCTGCCTGGAAAAGGACCCGGGCGAACGTCCGACACCCGAGCAGATCCTTGTCGCCCTGAGCACGTTGCTGGATGCGCACTACGGCGAGGAGTGGCCTCCCATGGACGTCGAGCAATTGATCGATGTCCGGGAACGGACACTGGTCGAGTTGACGGCGGAGCAGCCGACACTGCGAGAGCCGCACCAAGAGGGTGTGCAGGGGCCGATATGA
- the bioB gene encoding biotin synthase BioB, translating to MDLLETLVGKGLRREPLSRAEAHAVLETPDDELLDVVAAAGKVRRHWFGRRVKLNYLVNLKSGLCPEDCSYCSQRLGSKAGVLTYTWLKPDEAAAAAEAGVAGGAKRVCLVASGRGPTDRDVERVAGIISAIKERDEEVEICACLGLLSGTQAGRLQEAGVDAYSHNLNTAEAAYADICTTHEFGDRVDTVRQSKAAGLSACSGLIAGMGESDADLVDVVFALRDLDVDSVPVNFLIPFEGTPMAGKWALTPQRCLRILAMVRFVCPDVEVRLAGGREIHLRTLQPLALHVVNSIFLGDYLTSEGQAGKADLDMIADAGFEVEDTATTTLPEHRRRPQTFTSDDEPDGGHGHGDGAAHLPRTPQPPRADLVTVRRRGAGTTLPPNA from the coding sequence ATGGACCTGCTGGAGACTCTGGTCGGCAAGGGATTGCGCCGTGAGCCGCTGTCCCGGGCCGAGGCGCACGCGGTGCTGGAAACCCCCGATGACGAGCTGCTCGACGTGGTGGCCGCCGCCGGCAAGGTACGCCGGCACTGGTTCGGGCGCCGGGTCAAGCTGAACTACCTGGTCAACCTGAAGTCGGGGCTCTGCCCTGAGGACTGCTCGTACTGCTCGCAGCGGCTGGGGTCGAAGGCGGGGGTCCTCACCTACACCTGGCTGAAGCCCGACGAGGCGGCCGCGGCTGCGGAAGCGGGCGTGGCCGGCGGCGCCAAGCGCGTGTGCCTGGTGGCCAGCGGTCGCGGCCCGACCGACCGGGACGTCGAGCGGGTCGCCGGCATCATCTCGGCGATCAAGGAACGCGACGAGGAGGTGGAGATCTGCGCCTGTCTCGGACTGCTGTCCGGCACGCAGGCGGGGCGGCTGCAGGAGGCCGGCGTCGACGCCTACAGCCACAATCTGAACACCGCCGAAGCCGCGTACGCGGACATCTGCACCACGCACGAGTTCGGCGACCGGGTCGACACCGTGCGGCAGAGTAAGGCGGCAGGCCTGTCGGCCTGCTCGGGGCTGATCGCCGGCATGGGGGAGAGCGACGCGGACCTGGTGGACGTGGTGTTCGCGCTGCGTGACCTGGACGTGGACTCGGTCCCGGTGAACTTCCTGATCCCGTTCGAGGGGACCCCGATGGCCGGGAAGTGGGCCCTCACCCCGCAGCGCTGCCTGCGGATACTGGCGATGGTGCGTTTCGTCTGCCCGGACGTGGAGGTGCGTCTCGCCGGCGGGCGGGAGATCCATCTGCGGACGCTTCAGCCCCTCGCTCTGCACGTGGTCAATTCGATCTTCCTGGGCGACTACCTGACCAGCGAGGGGCAGGCAGGCAAGGCCGACCTCGACATGATCGCCGACGCGGGCTTCGAGGTCGAGGACACGGCCACCACCACGCTGCCCGAACACCGGAGGCGGCCGCAGACCTTCACGTCCGATGACGAACCCGACGGAGGACACGGCCACGGCGACGGCGCCGCCCACCTCCCACGAACTCCCCAGCCTCCCCGAGCCGACCTGGTGACGGTACGCCGCCGCGGAGCCGGGACCACTCTTCCCCCCAACGCCTGA
- a CDS encoding TetR/AcrR family transcriptional regulator, with amino-acid sequence MSGRPQRADARRNRQRILEAAFEAFAADGRLAPLDEIARRAGVGAGTVYRHFPTKEALFQAVVTDRIERIVDEAQALVRSEEPGEAFYGFLMWVVERAMFNHALCDALAADLRTLDAHDLDEQFASALDELLRRAQAAGEVRPDVDVHDVRTLMVGAMLMERRQRPEGGPGRMTALTCDALRPVTKGDETVPVERNERRCEVCGKPLTSAPTGRPARFCGTACRQKAHRRRKTA; translated from the coding sequence ATGAGCGGACGTCCCCAGCGCGCCGACGCGCGCCGGAACCGCCAGCGCATCCTCGAAGCCGCCTTCGAGGCCTTCGCCGCGGACGGCCGCCTCGCCCCGCTCGACGAGATCGCCCGCCGCGCGGGCGTCGGCGCAGGGACCGTCTATCGGCACTTCCCGACCAAGGAGGCCCTGTTCCAGGCGGTCGTCACGGACCGCATCGAGCGCATCGTGGACGAGGCGCAGGCCCTGGTCCGATCGGAGGAGCCGGGAGAGGCCTTCTACGGCTTCCTCATGTGGGTCGTGGAGCGCGCGATGTTCAACCACGCCCTGTGCGACGCGTTGGCCGCTGACCTGCGAACGCTCGACGCCCACGACCTGGACGAGCAGTTCGCCTCGGCTCTGGACGAGCTTCTGCGGCGGGCGCAGGCCGCCGGCGAGGTCCGCCCGGACGTGGACGTGCACGACGTCCGCACCCTCATGGTCGGGGCCATGTTGATGGAACGCCGGCAGCGCCCCGAGGGCGGTCCCGGCCGGATGACGGCGCTCACCTGCGACGCCCTCCGCCCCGTAACGAAAGGCGACGAAACAGTGCCCGTGGAGCGTAACGAAAGGCGCTGCGAGGTGTGCGGCAAGCCGCTCACCTCGGCGCCGACGGGACGCCCCGCCCGGTTCTGCGGCACCGCCTGCCGCCAGAAGGCGCACCGCCGCCGGAAAACCGCTTGA
- a CDS encoding aldo/keto reductase, with protein sequence MDAIRRLGVGLAALGRPAYINVGSAGELPPGRSVEAMREATWSVLDSAYAAGVRWVDAARSYGRAEEFLGGWLAARAPEGVRVSSKWGYAYVAEWKTDAKVHEVKEHSLARFKTQYEETRNLLGVHLAVYQVHSLTDESPLFQDLRLQEALAQLAGEGVRVGFSTSGPRQADTIRHAMGLEVAGQRLFSTVQSTWNVLETSAGDALREAHEDGLHVLLKEVLANGRLAVRPPSEVQDLASKHHAGPDAVALAAALSRPWADTVLIGAVSPPQLQANLAATEVRLDEGDLEELAGLNVPAERYWAERSALSWT encoded by the coding sequence ATGGACGCGATACGCCGGCTCGGAGTCGGGCTCGCCGCGCTGGGGCGGCCGGCCTACATCAATGTGGGAAGCGCCGGGGAACTGCCGCCCGGACGGAGCGTGGAGGCGATGCGCGAGGCGACCTGGAGCGTCCTCGACTCTGCGTATGCGGCAGGCGTTCGGTGGGTGGACGCTGCGCGTTCCTACGGCAGGGCAGAAGAGTTCCTTGGCGGCTGGCTGGCGGCACGTGCCCCCGAAGGGGTCCGTGTGTCGAGCAAGTGGGGCTATGCCTACGTGGCCGAGTGGAAGACCGACGCGAAGGTCCACGAGGTCAAGGAGCACAGCCTCGCCCGTTTCAAGACCCAGTATGAGGAGACGCGCAACCTTCTGGGCGTGCACCTGGCGGTCTATCAGGTGCATTCACTCACCGACGAGAGTCCGCTGTTTCAGGACCTCCGCCTACAGGAGGCTCTAGCTCAGTTGGCCGGTGAGGGTGTTCGCGTTGGGTTCTCTACGTCGGGGCCACGGCAGGCGGACACGATCAGACATGCCATGGGGTTGGAGGTGGCCGGTCAGAGACTGTTCAGCACAGTCCAGTCGACGTGGAATGTCCTGGAGACCTCAGCTGGGGACGCGCTACGCGAGGCCCACGAGGACGGACTGCATGTCCTTCTCAAGGAAGTCCTGGCCAACGGCAGGCTCGCTGTCCGGCCGCCCTCGGAGGTGCAAGACCTCGCGTCCAAGCACCATGCGGGTCCGGACGCTGTGGCTCTGGCGGCGGCGCTCAGCAGGCCTTGGGCCGACACCGTCCTCATCGGTGCGGTGAGCCCTCCCCAGTTGCAGGCCAACCTCGCGGCGACGGAGGTGCGACTCGATGAAGGCGACCTGGAGGAACTGGCGGGGCTGAACGTCCCGGCGGAACGCTACTGGGCCGAACGGAGCGCGCTTTCCTGGACGTGA
- a CDS encoding alpha/beta fold hydrolase: protein MATYTLIPGAGGQAWFWHRLVPELRARGHDAIAVELPAGDDAAGLSEYADTVVEAIGDRKDVILVAQSMGGLTAPLVCERLPVDLLVLLNAMVPSPGETGGDWWRNTGQAKAMSDQAVREGRTPSAEFDVEECFFHDVPDDVTAMALSQESAQSSTPFAEPWPLHKWPSTPTVFLQARDDRLFPLEFQRRVVGERLGISVDEMPGGHCVALSRPGELADRLEAYRTR from the coding sequence ATGGCGACGTACACACTCATCCCGGGCGCGGGCGGACAGGCCTGGTTCTGGCACCGCCTGGTGCCGGAGCTGCGCGCGCGAGGGCACGATGCCATCGCGGTCGAGCTTCCGGCCGGGGATGACGCCGCGGGCCTTTCTGAGTACGCCGACACGGTCGTGGAGGCGATCGGGGACCGGAAGGACGTCATCCTGGTGGCGCAGTCGATGGGCGGCCTCACAGCACCGCTCGTCTGCGAGCGGCTACCGGTCGACCTGCTGGTGCTGCTCAACGCCATGGTCCCGTCGCCGGGCGAGACGGGTGGTGATTGGTGGCGGAACACCGGGCAGGCGAAGGCGATGTCCGACCAGGCGGTCCGAGAGGGACGGACGCCGTCCGCGGAGTTCGACGTCGAGGAGTGCTTCTTCCACGATGTCCCGGACGACGTGACGGCCATGGCGTTGTCGCAGGAGTCCGCGCAGTCGTCCACCCCGTTCGCGGAGCCATGGCCACTCCACAAGTGGCCCAGCACTCCGACCGTGTTCCTGCAAGCACGCGACGACCGCCTGTTTCCCCTGGAGTTCCAGCGGCGGGTGGTCGGCGAACGGCTCGGCATCAGCGTGGACGAGATGCCTGGGGGGCACTGTGTCGCGCTGAGCCGGCCTGGGGAACTGGCCGACCGCCTGGAGGCTTATCGCACGCGGTGA